In Musa acuminata AAA Group cultivar baxijiao chromosome BXJ2-8, Cavendish_Baxijiao_AAA, whole genome shotgun sequence, one genomic interval encodes:
- the LOC135620225 gene encoding probable pyridoxal 5'-phosphate synthase subunit PDX1, producing MSDSGVVMVYGKGAALSEPKKSSTFSVKVGLAQMLRGGVIMDVVTPEQARIAEEAGACAVMALERVPADIRAQGGVARMSDPGLIKEIKRAVTIPVMAKARIGHFVEAQILEAVGVDYVDESEVLTPADDQNHINKHNFRVPFVCGCRDLGEALRRIREGAAMIRTKGEAGTGNIIEAVRHVRSVMGDIRALRNMDDDEVFTFAKRIAAPYDLVMQTKQLGRLPVVHFAAGGVATPADAALMMQLGCDGVFVGSGIFKSGDPARRARAIVQAVTHYSDPEILAEVSCGLGEAMVRINLNDTKVERFASRSE from the coding sequence ATGTCGGACAGCGGCGTTGTGATGGTCTACGGCAAGGGCGCCGCCCTGTCGGAGCCGAAGAAGTCGTCCACCTTCTCCGTCAAGGTGGGGCTGGCGCAGATGCTGCGCGGCGGCGTCATCATGGACGTGGTCACGCCCGAGCAGGCCCGCATTGCGGAGGAGGCCGGTGCCTGCGCCGTCATGGCCCTGGAGCGCGTCCCCGCCGACATCCGCGCTCAGGGCGGCGTCGCCCGCATGTCCGACCCCGGTCTCATCAAGGAGATCAAGCGTGCCGTCACCATCCCCGTCATGGCCAAAGCCCGCATCGGCCACTTCGTCGAGGCCCAGATCCTCGAAGCCGTCGGGGTCGACTACGTGGACGAGAGCGAGGTCCTCACCCCCGCTGACGACCAGAACCACATCAACAAGCACAACTTCCGGGTGCCTTTCGTGTGCGGCTGCCGCGACCTCGGCGAGGCCCTCCGCCGCATCCGCGAGGGCGCTGCCATGATCCGCACCAAGGGCGAGGCCGGCACCGGCAACATCATCGAGGCCGTCCGCCACGTCCGTTCCGTCATGGGCGACATCCGCGCCCTCCGCAACATGGACGACGACGAGGTCTTCACTTTCGCCAAGCGCATCGCCGCTCCGTACGACCTCGTCATGCAGACCAAACAGCTCGGCAGGCTTCCGGTCGTCCATTTCGCTGCTGGAGGGGTTGCCACCCCCGCCGACGCGGCTCTCATGATGCAGCTCGGCTGCGATGGCGTGTTTGTCGGATCCGGCATCTTCAAGAGCGGTGACCCCGCGCGCAGGGCCAGGGCCATCGTTCAAGCAGTCACCCATTACAGCGACCCGGAGATCCTGGCGGAGGTGAGCTGCGGCCTGGGGGAGGCCATGGTGAGGATCAATCTCAACGACACCAAGGTCGAGAGGTTCGCAAGCCGCTCAGAGTAG